A genomic region of Methanobrevibacter boviskoreani JH1 contains the following coding sequences:
- a CDS encoding YczE/YyaS/YitT family protein, with the protein MKARTRLINYFVGLFIMTVGIAFSIKSNLGVSPVSTIPYTMTVVWGIEIGMATIIFHCSLVVLQILLLRKSFQYKQLLQVPVGIVFGYFTSFSVYLLSFIPSSSNIIISLIYIAISIVAIAFGIFLYLPPKLIPLAGEGAMAAISIVSGMPFEKVKICFDTSMVVISLIICLAMIRSLGSVGIGTIISAFLVGSTLKLIISIFKHFKGYNPMLIKPNDNS; encoded by the coding sequence TTGAAAGCAAGAACAAGATTAATTAATTATTTTGTTGGTTTGTTTATAATGACTGTAGGTATCGCTTTTTCCATCAAATCCAATTTAGGTGTATCTCCAGTCAGTACGATACCTTATACAATGACTGTTGTTTGGGGTATTGAAATTGGAATGGCCACTATCATATTCCATTGTAGTCTTGTTGTATTACAAATTTTACTTTTAAGAAAGTCTTTTCAATATAAACAATTATTACAAGTGCCTGTAGGTATTGTATTTGGTTATTTTACTTCATTTTCAGTATATTTATTATCTTTTATTCCAAGTTCATCAAATATCATTATTTCATTAATTTATATTGCAATCAGTATTGTGGCTATTGCTTTTGGAATATTCTTATATTTGCCACCAAAATTAATTCCTCTTGCAGGGGAAGGAGCTATGGCTGCTATAAGTATTGTAAGTGGAATGCCATTTGAAAAGGTTAAGATTTGTTTTGATACTTCAATGGTTGTAATATCTTTAATCATTTGTTTAGCAATGATTAGGTCTTTAGGTAGTGTTGGGATTGGTACTATTATCTCAGCATTCCTTGTTGGTAGTACTTTAAAATTAATCATTTCTATATTTAAACATTTTAAAGGTTATAATCCCATGCTTATTAAACCAAATGATAACTCTTAA
- the mcm gene encoding minichromosome maintenance protein MCM translates to MSPSEKVNTTITKFEEFFSTQYKDEVFDVLEKYPEEKSITIQYNDLEMFDPDLADHLIDAPNDVLSAAQSAIRNIDPLVQNADINVRIANLSNVIPLNILLSKYIGSFVAADGIVRKTDEIRPRIETATFECRGCTKKYEVEQTSQNHIVEPSMCPNCGGRSFRLLQEESHYIDTQTARMQEPLENLSGGTEPKQMLMVLEDDLVDELNPGDKVRITGVLKTFREDRSGKFKNYIYVNHIEPLEQEFEELKISEEDEEKIIELSQDPHIYDKIIKSTAPSIRGYRNVKEAIALQLFGGAAKVLEDDTRLRGDIHILIVGDPGIGKSQILKYVSKLAPRSIYTSGKGTTGAGLTAAAVRDELGGWSLEAGALVLGDQGNVCVDELDKMREEDRSALHEALEQQTVSIAKAGIMATLNSRCSVLAAANPKFGRFDRYKALAEQIDLPSPILSRFDLIFVIEDKPDVKNDSELAQHILDIHQKNSVEYAIEPDLLRKYIAYARKNSNPKLTNEAMDVLKEFYVSTRNSSSEEQGPVPITARQLEATIRLAEASAKIRLKDEVEAEDAKEAVKLQMACLKEVGVDPETGEIDIDKVEGRTPSSDRDKMQKVIEEISSLQEEYGDQAPLNVLISNLEDNYNISEDKAERIIRTLKQKGVIYEPSHGYLKRV, encoded by the coding sequence ATGAGTCCAAGTGAAAAAGTTAATACAACAATTACAAAATTTGAGGAATTTTTCTCAACACAATACAAAGATGAAGTATTTGATGTTTTAGAGAAATATCCTGAGGAAAAATCCATAACTATCCAATATAATGACTTGGAAATGTTTGATCCAGATTTAGCTGACCATCTAATCGATGCACCAAATGATGTTTTAAGTGCAGCGCAATCTGCAATTAGAAATATTGATCCCCTTGTTCAAAATGCAGATATTAATGTTAGAATAGCTAATTTATCAAATGTTATCCCTCTCAATATATTATTAAGTAAGTATATTGGAAGTTTTGTAGCAGCAGACGGAATCGTGAGAAAAACAGACGAAATCAGACCTAGAATTGAAACTGCTACTTTTGAATGTAGAGGATGTACTAAAAAATACGAGGTAGAACAAACATCACAGAATCACATAGTAGAACCATCAATGTGTCCAAACTGTGGAGGAAGATCATTTAGGCTACTTCAAGAGGAATCACATTATATTGATACTCAGACTGCACGTATGCAAGAACCTTTAGAAAACTTATCTGGAGGTACTGAACCTAAACAAATGTTGATGGTTCTTGAAGATGATCTTGTAGATGAGCTTAACCCTGGAGACAAGGTTAGGATAACCGGAGTTTTAAAAACATTCAGGGAAGATAGAAGTGGTAAATTTAAAAATTACATATATGTTAACCATATTGAACCATTAGAACAAGAATTTGAAGAATTAAAAATTAGTGAAGAAGATGAGGAAAAGATCATTGAATTATCACAGGACCCCCACATTTATGATAAGATCATAAAATCTACAGCACCTTCCATTAGAGGATACCGTAATGTCAAGGAAGCAATTGCACTACAATTATTTGGAGGAGCTGCTAAAGTCTTAGAGGATGATACTAGATTAAGGGGAGATATTCATATTCTTATTGTAGGAGACCCAGGTATCGGTAAATCCCAGATTCTTAAATATGTTTCCAAATTAGCTCCTAGAAGTATTTACACTAGTGGTAAAGGTACAACTGGAGCAGGTTTAACTGCAGCTGCAGTAAGAGATGAACTAGGAGGATGGTCTCTTGAAGCAGGTGCACTTGTACTTGGAGATCAGGGAAATGTATGTGTTGATGAATTGGATAAAATGAGAGAGGAAGACAGATCAGCACTTCACGAAGCTTTAGAACAACAAACCGTAAGTATTGCAAAAGCAGGAATCATGGCAACTTTAAACTCAAGATGTTCAGTACTTGCAGCAGCAAACCCTAAATTTGGAAGATTTGATAGATATAAAGCATTAGCAGAGCAAATTGATTTACCATCCCCGATTTTATCTCGTTTTGATTTGATATTTGTAATTGAAGATAAACCAGATGTTAAAAACGATTCAGAATTAGCACAACATATTCTTGATATCCACCAGAAAAACTCTGTTGAGTATGCAATTGAACCGGATTTACTTAGGAAATATATTGCTTATGCACGTAAAAATTCAAATCCAAAATTAACCAATGAAGCAATGGATGTTTTAAAAGAATTTTATGTATCAACCAGGAATAGTTCATCTGAAGAACAAGGACCAGTTCCAATTACAGCAAGACAATTAGAGGCTACTATTCGTTTAGCAGAGGCTAGTGCAAAAATAAGATTAAAGGATGAAGTTGAAGCTGAGGATGCTAAGGAGGCAGTTAAACTTCAAATGGCTTGTCTTAAAGAGGTTGGTGTTGATCCTGAAACTGGAGAAATCGATATTGATAAAGTTGAAGGAAGAACCCCAAGTTCAGACAGAGATAAAATGCAGAAGGTAATTGAAGAGATAAGTAGCCTACAAGAGGAATATGGTGATCAAGCACCATTAAATGTTTTAATATCCAATCTCGAAGATAATTATAATATTAGTGAAGACAAAGCAGAACGTATTATACGTACTCTTAAACAAAAAGGAGTTATCTATGAACCAAGTCATGGATATTTAAAACGAGTATAA
- the dtd gene encoding D-aminoacyl-tRNA deacylase: MRLVIQRVKSASVKVDDEVVGKIGKGYMVLIGIGENDTEKEADYLVRKLLRLRVFEDGNGRMNLSIQDIEGEVLLIPNFTLYGDTSHNNRPSFARAMNGEKAEELFNYFTRKCGEHIPVETGEFGGFMDINLRNYGPVTIIMEKEFDD, encoded by the coding sequence ATGAGATTGGTAATTCAAAGAGTCAAGTCAGCAAGTGTTAAAGTTGATGATGAGGTAGTTGGTAAGATCGGCAAAGGTTATATGGTTCTTATAGGTATTGGGGAAAATGACACAGAAAAGGAAGCGGATTATCTTGTAAGAAAATTATTGAGATTAAGAGTCTTTGAAGATGGCAATGGTAGAATGAACTTATCCATACAAGATATTGAAGGTGAAGTACTTTTAATTCCAAATTTCACATTATATGGAGATACAAGCCACAACAACAGACCGTCATTTGCAAGAGCCATGAATGGTGAAAAAGCAGAGGAATTATTCAATTATTTTACTAGAAAATGTGGTGAACATATTCCCGTTGAAACTGGTGAGTTTGGAGGGTTTATGGACATCAATCTTAGAAATTATGGGCCGGTTACCATCATTATGGAAAAGGAGTTCGATGATTAA
- a CDS encoding ATP-dependent helicase, which produces MITKQNKEYSKEEIYEILHPWVREWFDKNFDDFTPAQKRAIPEIHKKNNVLISSPTGSGKTLTAFLSIISELTTLADKGELEDKVYCIYISPLKALDNDIEKNLDEPLREIERISKKELGIRKAIRTGDTTQYQRQKMLKKPPHILITTPETLAILLVAPKFREKLSHVRYVIIDEIHSLANNKRGTHLSLSLERLNALVGGFVRIGLSATVAPLKEIGRFLVGCEYGVERNCKLIDINYLKELDLEVMSPVSDIVIADNEDTRVGMYVMVDDLIQEHETTLIFTNTRSGTESFVYNLKKMFPDHYNNNNIMAHHSSLSKEIRLKTEEKLKDGKLKAVVSSTSLELGIDIGYIDLVILINSPKSVSRALQRIGRSGHRLHEKSKGRIIVTDRDDLVECSVLLKDAKEGRIDRINIPTNCLDVLAQHIYGMAIENPWDINYAYDIIRKSYCYKDLSRDDYEDVLSYLAGEYTPLEERYVYPKIWIDYKENTFGKRGKLARVLYSTNIGTIPDRSGVLVKCDGEVVGRIEDYFLDRLKPGDTFVLGGTTFKFKYSKGTVAYASPAGGPPTIPRWFSQQLPLSYDLALDIQKFRANMETKLQYNKGKEDVLNYIHEYLYVDDFAANSIYEYFNEQFLYGEISSYKKLVIEYYKGFGGKRFVVFHSLFGRKVNDALSRATAYIAARDYNTNVTISISDNGFYLSADKGTIGGLESFEKLNTENFEKILIKSLDKTETLAHRFRDCAGRSLMTLRHYKGNNKSVGRQQVRGKILLKYVQEMDNNFPILNEARREVTEDYMDMENALEVIKAVENKDMEIKTINTVIPSPFAFNLVSQGYLDVLNQNDKVEFTKRMHKAILKEIKEKLKNEYD; this is translated from the coding sequence ATGATTACGAAACAGAACAAGGAATACTCCAAGGAAGAGATTTATGAAATTCTTCACCCATGGGTTCGTGAGTGGTTTGATAAAAACTTTGACGACTTTACTCCCGCTCAAAAACGTGCCATTCCTGAAATCCATAAGAAGAATAATGTTCTTATATCCTCACCAACTGGTTCTGGAAAAACTTTAACAGCATTCTTATCAATTATATCCGAACTAACTACCTTAGCAGATAAAGGGGAACTTGAGGATAAAGTGTACTGTATCTATATTTCCCCCCTTAAGGCATTAGACAACGATATTGAAAAGAACCTAGATGAGCCATTAAGGGAGATTGAAAGGATATCCAAAAAGGAATTAGGAATTAGAAAAGCAATAAGAACAGGAGATACCACCCAATATCAAAGACAAAAAATGCTTAAAAAACCGCCACACATTCTTATTACAACACCGGAAACCTTGGCCATTTTACTTGTAGCACCTAAATTCAGAGAGAAATTATCCCATGTTAGATATGTGATAATTGACGAGATACATTCCCTTGCAAATAACAAAAGAGGAACACATTTAAGTTTATCTCTTGAAAGATTAAATGCCCTTGTTGGAGGATTTGTAAGAATAGGTTTATCTGCAACAGTCGCCCCCCTTAAAGAAATAGGAAGGTTTCTTGTTGGATGTGAATATGGTGTTGAAAGAAACTGTAAACTAATAGACATAAACTACCTTAAAGAATTAGACCTTGAGGTTATGAGTCCTGTAAGTGATATTGTCATTGCGGACAATGAGGATACCCGTGTCGGGATGTATGTAATGGTGGATGATTTAATTCAGGAACATGAAACAACACTCATCTTTACAAACACAAGAAGCGGTACCGAGAGTTTTGTATATAACCTTAAGAAAATGTTTCCAGATCATTATAATAACAATAACATAATGGCCCACCACTCATCACTTTCAAAAGAAATCAGACTTAAAACAGAGGAAAAACTAAAGGATGGTAAATTAAAAGCCGTGGTATCATCAACATCCCTAGAACTTGGTATTGATATTGGATACATCGATCTTGTAATACTTATAAACTCACCGAAATCTGTATCCCGTGCACTTCAAAGAATTGGAAGAAGCGGTCATAGACTACATGAAAAATCCAAAGGAAGAATAATTGTAACAGATAGGGATGATCTTGTAGAGTGCAGCGTACTTTTAAAAGATGCGAAAGAAGGTAGAATTGATAGAATCAATATCCCCACTAACTGTTTAGATGTCCTGGCACAACACATTTATGGAATGGCCATTGAAAATCCATGGGATATAAATTATGCATACGACATTATAAGAAAAAGTTATTGCTATAAGGATTTATCACGTGATGACTATGAAGATGTATTAAGCTATCTTGCAGGAGAGTATACGCCACTTGAGGAAAGATATGTCTATCCAAAGATATGGATTGACTATAAGGAAAACACATTTGGAAAACGTGGAAAACTAGCACGTGTCTTATATTCCACAAATATTGGAACCATACCTGACAGGTCAGGCGTACTTGTAAAATGTGATGGTGAAGTTGTTGGAAGGATTGAGGACTATTTCCTTGATAGACTAAAACCTGGAGATACATTTGTTTTAGGAGGTACAACCTTCAAATTCAAATATTCGAAAGGAACAGTTGCATATGCTTCACCTGCAGGAGGACCTCCAACCATACCACGATGGTTTTCCCAACAATTACCCCTATCCTATGATCTGGCATTAGATATTCAGAAATTTAGAGCCAATATGGAAACTAAACTCCAGTATAACAAGGGAAAAGAAGATGTTTTAAATTATATACATGAATATCTATATGTTGATGATTTTGCAGCAAATTCTATCTACGAATATTTTAATGAACAATTCCTATATGGGGAGATTTCCTCCTATAAAAAATTAGTAATTGAATATTATAAAGGATTTGGAGGAAAACGCTTTGTGGTTTTCCACTCCCTCTTTGGTAGAAAAGTAAATGATGCACTTTCACGTGCAACAGCCTATATTGCAGCAAGAGACTATAATACAAATGTAACAATATCAATTTCAGATAATGGATTTTATTTAAGTGCCGATAAAGGCACTATTGGTGGTCTTGAATCATTTGAGAAATTGAATACTGAAAATTTTGAAAAAATTTTAATAAAGTCCCTTGACAAAACCGAAACACTGGCACATAGATTTAGAGACTGTGCTGGAAGATCACTTATGACACTAAGACATTATAAGGGAAATAATAAATCAGTTGGTCGCCAGCAAGTAAGGGGGAAGATATTACTTAAATATGTTCAGGAAATGGACAATAACTTCCCAATATTAAATGAGGCGAGAAGAGAAGTTACAGAGGATTATATGGATATGGAAAATGCTTTAGAAGTAATAAAGGCAGTTGAAAACAAAGACATGGAAATTAAAACAATCAACACAGTAATTCCTAGCCCATTTGCATTTAATCTAGTTTCACAAGGTTATTTGGATGTATTAAATCAAAATGACAAAGTAGAATTTACAAAAAGAATGCATAAAGCTATTTTAAAGGAAATTAAAGAGAAATTAAAAAATGAATATGATTAA
- a CDS encoding RlmE family RNA methyltransferase translates to MGSRWEMERKNDPYYKRAKANDYRSRASYKLKQLDKKYRIIRKGDTVVDLGAAPGGWSQVALEKVGEEGIVVGVDLNRIKPLPEDNFYRIRGDFTTDEVQNKITQIIGGKAKVIVSDAAPSLTGIKDLDHLRSIDLIQVVIDIADNILEPHGNIVIKVFQGGEYKHLIDGIKKKFKILKTTKPPSSRKKSSEMYIVGIGFKK, encoded by the coding sequence ATGGGTAGTAGATGGGAAATGGAAAGGAAGAATGACCCTTACTATAAAAGAGCCAAAGCTAACGACTATCGCTCAAGAGCATCATATAAACTTAAACAATTAGACAAAAAATATAGGATAATAAGAAAAGGAGATACTGTTGTAGATTTAGGTGCAGCTCCAGGAGGATGGTCCCAAGTGGCACTTGAAAAAGTTGGAGAGGAAGGAATTGTAGTGGGAGTTGACTTAAATAGGATTAAACCTCTACCTGAAGACAATTTCTATAGAATTAGAGGAGACTTCACAACAGATGAGGTTCAAAATAAAATTACCCAGATCATAGGTGGAAAAGCAAAGGTAATTGTCTCAGATGCCGCACCCTCCTTAACAGGCATTAAAGATTTGGACCATCTAAGATCAATTGATTTGATTCAGGTAGTAATAGACATTGCAGACAATATTTTAGAACCCCATGGAAACATTGTGATTAAAGTATTCCAAGGCGGGGAATATAAACATCTAATTGATGGTATTAAAAAGAAGTTTAAAATTTTAAAAACAACCAAGCCTCCATCCTCCCGTAAAAAAAGTTCAGAAATGTACATAGTGGGTATTGGATTTAAAAAATAA
- a CDS encoding alpha/beta hydrolase — MSEKLELTSKWDKVFPENDKVNHKKVTFTNRFGITLAADLYEPKDYEGKLAAIAISGPFGAVKEQSSGLYAQILAERGFLTIAFDPSFTGESGGNPRNVASIDINTEDFQAAVDFLSVRDNVDSERIGILGICGWGGMALNAAAIDTRIKATVTSTMYDMPRVTAYGYFDSVDENGRYEMKKELNNQRTDDFKNGTYKRAGGVVDPVPEDAPLFVKQYHDYYKTERGYHKRSLNSNGGWNVTSSLSLINTPILRFGDEIKSPILMIHGEDAHSCYFSRDCFEKLSGDNKELYIIPGAVHVDLYDNLDVIPFDKIEKFYKDNL, encoded by the coding sequence ATGAGTGAAAAATTAGAGTTAACAAGTAAGTGGGATAAAGTATTTCCAGAAAATGATAAGGTAAATCATAAAAAGGTTACATTTACAAATAGATTCGGCATAACCTTAGCTGCAGATTTATATGAACCTAAAGATTATGAAGGTAAATTGGCAGCCATTGCAATATCTGGACCATTCGGTGCTGTTAAAGAACAATCTTCTGGTTTATATGCTCAGATACTAGCTGAAAGGGGATTTTTAACCATTGCCTTTGATCCATCATTTACTGGAGAAAGTGGAGGTAATCCACGTAATGTGGCATCTATTGATATTAATACTGAGGATTTCCAAGCAGCTGTAGATTTCTTATCCGTTCGGGATAATGTGGATTCTGAAAGAATTGGAATTTTAGGAATTTGTGGCTGGGGTGGAATGGCCCTTAACGCAGCAGCTATTGATACTAGAATTAAAGCCACGGTTACCTCAACAATGTATGATATGCCTAGAGTAACGGCTTATGGTTATTTTGATTCTGTTGATGAAAATGGAAGGTATGAAATGAAAAAAGAGTTAAACAACCAAAGAACCGATGATTTTAAGAATGGTACCTATAAAAGGGCAGGAGGGGTTGTAGATCCTGTACCTGAAGATGCTCCTCTTTTTGTAAAACAATACCATGATTATTATAAAACTGAACGTGGTTATCATAAACGTTCCTTAAATTCCAATGGTGGTTGGAATGTTACATCTTCATTATCATTAATCAACACTCCAATATTGAGATTTGGGGATGAAATTAAAAGTCCAATTTTAATGATACATGGTGAAGATGCACATTCCTGTTACTTTAGTAGGGATTGTTTTGAAAAATTATCTGGGGATAATAAAGAATTATATATTATTCCAGGTGCTGTGCATGTGGATTTATATGATAATCTTGATGTCATCCCATTTGATAAGATTGAAAAATTCTATAAAGATAACCTATAA
- a CDS encoding metallophosphoesterase, whose translation MLIGLISDTHLPNRATEIPEKVFETFENVDLILHSGDICSFDVIDQLNKVAPTLAVRGNMDPFTEEELPSSRIIEKEGLKIGLVHGIVHPKGDLDQLYYIARELDVDILVSGHTHVPSINTIRDVLLVNPGSPTNPRLSDPSVMVMEINNKNVDINVIKVGKPVCAALNFKPPKHE comes from the coding sequence ATGTTAATTGGATTAATATCTGATACTCATCTACCTAACAGAGCTACAGAAATACCTGAAAAAGTTTTTGAAACATTTGAAAATGTGGATTTAATATTACACTCAGGAGACATATGTTCATTTGATGTAATAGACCAACTAAACAAGGTAGCGCCTACCCTGGCTGTTCGTGGAAATATGGATCCATTTACAGAGGAGGAATTGCCTTCCTCAAGGATTATTGAAAAGGAGGGTTTAAAAATAGGTTTAGTACATGGTATTGTACATCCTAAAGGAGATTTAGACCAATTATACTATATTGCACGGGAATTAGATGTTGACATACTTGTTAGTGGACATACCCATGTTCCATCAATTAACACAATAAGGGATGTCCTATTAGTAAATCCTGGAAGCCCTACCAATCCCAGATTATCAGACCCATCAGTTATGGTGATGGAAATTAATAATAAAAATGTGGACATTAATGTTATAAAAGTTGGAAAACCAGTATGTGCCGCATTAAACTTTAAACCACCAAAACATGAATAA
- a CDS encoding DUF2115 domain-containing protein: protein MFAELDDMIKGQDDFKQDLVEILKDKSKTISVFDQMNCTNELWEGLKFVQGKHKKDFFETYCKYFILRINDIKDDKNDYDSETFDFDEFVKFVVMLENNYYEIGDMDVMRSEAFRSIYAIISLYTTFVLEEPIHPVGTKFPGELEVEYDDGVYYCPVKENNVDNPKAICQFCIAEQLEY, encoded by the coding sequence ATGTTTGCAGAACTAGATGATATGATAAAAGGTCAGGACGATTTTAAACAAGATTTAGTTGAAATATTAAAGGATAAATCAAAAACTATTTCTGTCTTTGATCAAATGAATTGTACTAACGAGTTATGGGAAGGATTGAAGTTTGTTCAAGGAAAACATAAGAAAGATTTCTTTGAAACTTATTGTAAATATTTTATTTTAAGAATAAATGACATTAAAGACGATAAGAATGATTATGATAGTGAAACTTTTGACTTTGATGAGTTTGTAAAGTTTGTTGTAATGCTTGAAAACAATTATTATGAGATTGGTGATATGGATGTTATGAGAAGTGAGGCATTCAGATCTATTTATGCAATAATCTCCCTTTATACTACTTTTGTATTAGAAGAGCCAATTCATCCTGTTGGCACTAAATTCCCTGGTGAGTTAGAAGTTGAATACGATGATGGTGTTTATTATTGTCCTGTAAAAGAGAATAATGTAGATAATCCTAAAGCTATTTGTCAATTTTGTATTGCGGAGCAATTAGAATACTAA
- a CDS encoding formate--phosphoribosylaminoimidazolecarboxamide ligase → MGKVDKKHILDILEGYDKDNITIATLGSHTSLHILHGAQLEGFHTAVVCEKGREVPYQRFGVADEFIMVDKFSDIVNEDVQQRLRDMNAIVIPHGSFVAYAGLDNIEDKFNVPMFGNRDILRWEAERDKERKMLVNGNLRIPQKFDGPECIDREVMVKFPGARGGRGYFICSSQEEFNEKIESMKKRGWLTDEDVPNAHIEEYVSGCNYCIHYFYSALDDEVELMGMDSRYESNIDGLVRIPAKDQMASNLSPSYVVTGNHPVVMRESLLTQAFDLGDKLVESAKELVAPGLNGPFCLQTLVNDNLELVVFETSARTDGGTNTFMDGSAYTHLKYGEGMSMGRRIAVEIKKAIETDQLDKVIT, encoded by the coding sequence ATGGGAAAAGTAGATAAAAAGCATATTTTAGATATTTTAGAGGGATATGATAAAGATAATATAACTATCGCTACATTAGGAAGCCATACTTCTTTACATATACTTCATGGAGCTCAATTAGAAGGTTTTCATACAGCTGTTGTCTGTGAAAAAGGCCGTGAAGTTCCATATCAACGTTTCGGTGTTGCTGATGAGTTTATCATGGTGGACAAATTCAGCGATATTGTAAATGAAGATGTTCAGCAAAGACTTCGGGATATGAATGCAATTGTTATTCCTCATGGTTCTTTTGTGGCATATGCTGGATTAGATAATATTGAGGATAAATTTAATGTTCCTATGTTTGGTAATAGGGATATTTTAAGATGGGAAGCTGAAAGGGATAAAGAAAGAAAAATGTTAGTTAATGGTAATTTAAGAATTCCTCAGAAATTTGATGGTCCTGAATGTATTGACCGTGAAGTAATGGTTAAATTCCCAGGTGCTAGAGGTGGAAGAGGTTACTTTATTTGTTCTTCTCAAGAAGAATTCAATGAAAAGATTGAATCCATGAAGAAACGTGGATGGCTAACCGACGAAGATGTTCCTAATGCACATATTGAGGAATATGTATCCGGATGTAATTACTGTATACACTATTTCTATTCTGCTTTAGATGATGAAGTTGAATTGATGGGTATGGATAGTAGATATGAATCTAATATTGACGGTTTGGTAAGAATACCTGCAAAAGATCAAATGGCTTCAAATCTTTCTCCTTCATATGTTGTAACTGGTAATCATCCTGTTGTAATGAGGGAATCATTACTTACTCAGGCATTTGATTTAGGAGATAAATTGGTAGAAAGTGCTAAGGAATTAGTGGCTCCTGGATTAAACGGTCCATTTTGTTTACAAACTCTTGTAAATGATAATCTTGAACTGGTTGTATTTGAAACTAGTGCAAGAACTGATGGTGGAACTAACACATTTATGGATGGTTCCGCATACACTCACCTTAAATATGGTGAAGGTATGAGTATGGGAAGAAGAATTGCTGTTGAAATTAAAAAGGCAATTGAAACTGACCAATTGGATAAAGTTATCACATAA
- a CDS encoding flavodoxin family protein: MKILVAYYSRSGNTKRFAEMLRRDLDADIEEIRDNQSHTGAGGYLKGAIESVIGKGSSIIVTTKDPINYDLVLIGTPVWASSPASPVITYIENNKNRFKKVGAFCTMKANGDDKTFQKISELTGKDLVKSLSITEKEMKSPNKKIKDFADEIKLL; this comes from the coding sequence GTGAAAATATTAGTTGCATATTATTCAAGAAGCGGTAACACCAAAAGATTTGCAGAAATGTTAAGAAGAGATTTAGATGCAGACATAGAAGAAATTAGGGATAATCAAAGTCATACTGGTGCAGGAGGATATTTAAAAGGAGCAATAGAGTCCGTAATAGGTAAAGGCTCATCTATAATTGTGACAACTAAAGATCCAATAAATTATGATTTGGTACTTATTGGAACCCCAGTATGGGCATCATCACCTGCAAGCCCTGTAATAACATATATTGAAAATAATAAAAACCGTTTCAAAAAGGTTGGTGCATTCTGTACCATGAAAGCTAATGGTGATGATAAAACATTCCAGAAAATTAGTGAACTTACTGGTAAAGACCTTGTAAAAAGCCTTTCCATTACTGAAAAGGAAATGAAAAGTCCAAACAAGAAAATTAAAGATTTTGCAGATGAGATTAAATTATTATAA